The DNA sequence GCATCCTCGCGGCGGGCATCCTCGTGCTCGTTCGCACCGTCGGGATGTTCGAGCTGACCTTCCTCGTGTCGGGCCCGCGCACGGACACGCTCGTCGTGGCGATCTACCGTGCCATGACGCAGGCCGGCGGGGCCGAGGCCCGCCAGCTCATCTCCGCCATGGCGTTCATCTACACCGCGACCATGCTCACCCTGCTCATCATCGCGCTGCGGTACATCAACCCGACGCAGCTCGTCGCCCGGGTGCGCGACACACGGGACGATTGACGGGCCGGGTGTCCCCGGGTCGCGACCTCCGGGGACACCCGTCGTCCGGACGGTCCTCCACCACCACGAGGGGGTCCCACCAGTGGGGATCTGCTGGTCAGCGGCCGATCCGCTCGAGGCCGCTCCACTACTTGTCCACGGGAGGCGGGCGCGACGACCGTGCCCGCCCGCGAGGGTTCCGGGAGAACAGCATGAAGATGGGTTTCCGCTGGTTCGGCGCGGACGACGACGGCATCCCGCTGTCCTACGTGCGCCAGATCCCTGGGGTCAGCCACGTCGTCGGCGCGCTGTTCGACGTGCCGGTCGGGGAGGTGTGGCCCACCGAGTCGATCGAGGCGCTCCGCGCGAACGTGAACGCCGTGGGCCTGGAGCTGGAGGTGGTCGAAAGCGTCAACATCCACGACGACATCAAGATCGGGCTACCCACCCGTGACCGGTACATCGAGCACTATCGCGAAACGATCAGGCGGCTCTCCGCGGCCGGGGTCCGGGTCATCTGCTACAACTTCATGCCCGTCCTGGACTGGGTCCGCACGGACCTGCGCTTCGAGCTGCCCGACACCTCGGTGGCGATGGCCTACGACGGCGCGCTCCTGAGCGACCTCCCCGAGGACTACCTCGCGAGCATGTGGCGGGCCGCGGGCGGCGTCGTGCTGCCCGGGTACGAGGCCGAGCGCCTGGCCGACCTCCGGGCCCTGTTCGACGCCTACGCCGGGGTCGACGAGCCCCGTCTGGCCGCGAACCTGGAGTACTTCCTCAAGGCGATCATGCCGACCTGTGAGGAGTACGACGTGCGGATGGCGATCCACCCGGACGACCCGCCCTGGCCGGTCTTCGGGCTGCCCCGCATCGTCAAGGACACAGCGGACATGCGCCGGATCGAGGCGATGCACGACTCCCCGTACAACGGCTTCACCGTGTGCACCGGCTCGCTCGGCGCGAACCCGGAGAACGACCTGCCGGCGATCATCCGCGAGTTCGCAGGGCGGGACAAGGTCCCGTTCGTGCACCTCCGCAACATCAGGCGCACGGCGGACGGCAGCTTCCACGAGGTCGCCCACCCCTCGGGCGAGGGCTCGCTCGACATGTACGAGATCGTCCGCTCCCTCGCCGAGGTGGGGTTCACCGGCTACGCGCGCCCCGACCACGGCCGGGACATCTTCGGCGAGCGCGGCCGTCCCGGGTACGGCCTGTACGACCGCGCCCTCGGCATCTCCTACCTGGGCGGACTGTGGGAGGCGATCACCCGCGGCGCCGCGTAGAGCTCACAGCGCCCCGCGCGCCTGCAGGTGCAGCGCCGCGGCCAGGCCGGGGGCGAGCGGCAGCACCGGGACCAGGGTGGCCTGGACCGCGTGGTAGAGGTCGGGCTTGCCGGGCCACACCGTCCCCGCCGGGACGTTGGCCGGGTCGAGCTCGTGGTGCCACGAGCCGCGGGCGCGGTCGATGTGGAAGCCGGCGGCGAAGTCCCACCACCGGTGGTAGTCGCTGAGGTAGGCGTCGTCGCCGGTGGCGTGGAACAGGGCCGCCGCGGCGCCGACCGCCTCGGCCACCACCCAGTGCATGCGCTCGCGCACGACCGGCGCACCGGTCCAGTCGGTGGTGTAGACGAAGCCGGGGGCGCCGTCGGCGTGCCAGCCGTCGGCGACGGCGCGCGAGTACAGCGACCGCGCGGCGGGGACCAGCTCGGCGGTGGTGCCGGACGCGGCGCCGACGTGCAGCAGCAGGCGGGCCCACTCCAGACCGTGGCCGGTCGTGGCCCCGTAGGGCTTGAAGGGGTCGGCCGGGCGGTCCCGGTTGAGCTCGAGCTGCGGCGTCCACGCCTCGTCGAAGTGCTCGGGGATGCGCCAGTCGTTCCCCTGCGCCAGGCGGACGAGGTTGCGGCCGATGATCCCGGCCCGGTCGAGCCAGCGCCGGTCGCCGGTGGCGTCGTGGGCGGCAAGGAGGGCCTCGACGGCGTGCATGTTGGCGTTGATCCCGCGGTAGGGGTCGGCGGTGGTGAAGCCGCGGTCCCACTCGTCGAGGTGCATCCCCGCCTCGGGCTCCCAGAAGCGCACCAGCGTCTCCAGCGCCTCACCGAGCAGCTCGGGGGCGCCGTCGAGCCCGGCGATCGTGGCGGAGGACGAGGCCAGGACGACGAACGCGTGCGCGTACGCGCTCTTCGTCCCGTCCGGCGTGCCGTCCGCGGCGACCGAGGCGAACCAGCCGCCGTTCTCGTCGTCGTGCAACGTGCCGCGCAGGCCCGCTAGCGCCCGCTCGGCCACGGGACGCGAACCGGGGTGGCCCAGCAGGTGGCCGAGGGACTGCACGTGCACGGTGCGGGCGGTGATCCATGTGTGGACGGCCCTCCCGGGCTCCGGCACGCCGTCGTCGTCCAACCAGCGGGCGCCGGCGTCGTCGGGGGCCTGGGCGAGCCCGAAGTCGAGGAGGCGGCGCCGCTCGGCGTCGAGCCAGGCGAGGTGGTGGGCGGTGTGGGTCACGCCACCGACGGTACTGGTCCCGCGCCCCTGCCGGGGGGCACACTGGCCGGACGTCCCGTGGAAGGAGACCACCCGTGAAGGTCACCGCGTCCGCCGTCAGCCTCACCGTCGAGGACCCTGCCGCCGCCGCCACGTTCCTCGTGGACCACTTCGGCTTCACCGAGGAGATGGCCGCCGACGGGTTCTCCTCCCTCACCCGGCCCGACGTCGGCATGAACGTCGTCTTCGTCCGGGTGGGGATGCCCACGATGCCTCCCGACCAGCGCGACGTCCACGCACGGGGGCAGATCCTCGCGTTCGTCGTCGAGGACCTCGAGGGCGAGCTCGCCCGGCTGACGGCCGAGGGCGTGGCGATCACGATGCCGCTGACCGATGAGGAGTGGGGCGAGCGGGCGTTCCAGGTGCGTGACCCCAACGGGATCGTCGTCCAGCTCGTCGACTGGCAGGGCGGGGCCTGAGGAGGCGCCACCCGGCGCGTCACAGGTAGGAACGTCGGGGTCCCGCGTAGGAACGTCGGCGGGGCACCTCGGCGGGGGCGTCAGCCCTTGCCGTTGCCGTTGTTGCCGTTCGCGTTCTCGTTGGCGTTGGGGTTGGTGTTCTCGCCGGGAGACTTCTCGGTCGCGGCGGGGACCTGCGCGGGGGGCTCCTCCGCCGGGGCCACCTCCGCCGGTACCTCCTCCGCCGGGGCAGCCGGCGGCGCGGCGGGAGCGACGGGTGCCGGGGCGACGGGCGCCTCCGTCTGGGCCACCGGCTGGGCGGGCAGCTCCGGCTCGGCCGTCGCACTCTCCTCGGTCGGCGCCGCGGTCGGCTCCTCCGACGGGGCCTCGGAGCCCAGCGGTGCCTCGATCGCGGACAGGTCGGTGGAGGTCTTCGCGGCGTCGGCGGGGGGCCGGGTGGCCAGCGCGGCCCCGGTGACCAGGCCTGCGGCCACGGCGGCCGCGATGCCGAACCGCAGCCACCTGCCCTGTCCCGCCCGGGCCGGCGCGTAGGCCGGCAGACCGGTGGCCGTGGTCTCGGTGTCCGGCTCGTCCGGCGTCGCGCCGACCGACCGAACGGGCGCCGCGCCGACCGGGACCGCACCGAGCGGGAGGGCTGCGGCTGGGGACGCCGGGGCGGGCCGGGCGGGCCGTCCAGAAGTGAGCCCGACGGGGGTCGCCGACGGCGCGGGCGCGCCCGTCTCGGGCCAGTCCACCAGCGCCATCGCCCCGGTCGGCAGGTCGGTGACGTCGACGGACCCCGCGGCGCCGGCGGCGCCCACGGCGGGGACCGCGCCGGAGCGCTCGGCCAGCCCGGCGAGCAGCTCGTGGGCCTGGACCGCCGTCGGGCGCCCGGCGGGGTCCTTCTCGAGCAGGGCGGTGACGAGGTCGTCGACCTCGGGCGCGACGCCGGGCACGAGGTCCTTCAGGCGCGGGGCGGGCTCGGCCACGTGCTGGTGCAGCACCGCGATCGGGGAGTCACCGGTGAACGGCGGACGGCCGGCGAGGAGGGTGGTGAGGAGGCAGCCGAGCGAGTACATGTCCGCGGCGGCGGTGACCGGTTCGGCGCGCGCCTGCTCGGGGGCCATGTACTCGGCCGTGCCCAGCGTGGTGCCGGGGCCGGTCAAGGCAGCGGCGGCGGCGTGCTCGACGGCGGCGATCCCGAAGTCGACGACCGTGACCTTGTCCCCGTCGAGGAGGATGTTGGCGGGCTTGATGTCACGGTGGACGATCCCGGCGGCGTGGGCGACGGCGAGCGCGCCGGCGACCCGTGAGCCCACCCGGAGGGCGTCGGGCTCGGTGAGCGGACCCTCCTGCAGGACCGCGGCGAGGTTGTGCCCGCCGAGGAGCTCCATGACGAGGTAGGCGGTGTCGCCGTCGACGCCCGCGTCGTAGACGGTGACGACGTCGGGGTGGTCCAGGGCCGCGGTGGCCACGGCCTCGCGGCGCAGCCGGTCACCGAGCGTGGGGTCACCGGCGGCGTCGAGGTCGACGGTCTTGACCGCGACCGAACGGCCGAGGACGAGGTCGCGCGCCGCCCAGACCTCGGCCATGCCGCCGCGGCCGAGGGGTCGCCTGAGCTCGTACCGGCCGGCGAGCACGACGTTCTCCACGCCGACGATTGTCGCCCGCCACCGTCCGGTCGGCATCCGGTACGGCGGGGCTGGTCCTTCGTGGCAGGTCAGCGGGGGTGAGAGATCGGCCACACGCTCAGTCATCGCCGTCGTTCTCGTCGTCGCCGCCGCCGTTGCCGCGGTCGTTGCCCCGGCCCGAGCTGTCCTGCTCCAGCACCCCCGCACCGAGGAAGGCCTCGACCTCCACGGCGAGCGCGTCGCGGTCCGCGGGGTCGAGGCGGCCCTCGTCGGCGAGCTCGTCGGCCCGGGTGAGGAGGTCCTGGGCCTTGTCGGCAACCTTCTGCTCCTGGTCCTTCTCCCGCGCCGCGAGCACCTCGTCCCAGTCCTCGAGCAGGGTCTCGCGGACGTCCACGTCCGCCGGCAGGGCGACGATGAGTGCGGTGACCGGGTCGGTGTCGGCCGGTGGGGTGGCCGACACCGTGGGCTCGGTGGCGGGCGCCTCGGTGGCGGGTGCCTCGGTGGCGGGTGCCTCGGTGGCGGGTGCGTCCGTGGCGGGTGCGTCCGTGGGCTCGGCACCGGCGCCCTCGGTCGTCTGCTCCTGGACGGTCGGCCGGGCGTCCGCCTCCGGGCCGGGCCCGGTCGGCGGCCGCAACGACCAGGCGACGACGGCGAGGAGCAGCAGCACCGCGGCGACGACGACGGCCGGGCCGACCCAGCGACGCTCGGCGGGACGGCGCACGGTCGTCGCGCCGGCTGATCCGGACCGCCCGGCACCGGCCGCGGCTGCACCGGCCGCGGCTGCACCGGCGGCGGCAGCTGCGGCGGTGGGCATGGCGCGCGTCGTTCCCGCCGCGAGCACCGTGGTGGGTGCGGTCGGAGCTCCCGCCGGCGCCGCCGCGGCGCCGGCGGAGCCGCCGGAGCGGGCCCCGGCGAGCACGCGGGCGGCGTCGGCCGCCGCCGGCCGGGACGCCGGGTCCTTCGCGAGCAGCGCCTCGACGAGAGCATCTGCGTCGGCGGGCACCTCCGGGCGCAGCTCACCCAGGCGCGGCGGCACCTCCTCGAGGTGACGGCGGAGGACCTCGACGGGGTGCCCGCCGGTGAACGGCGGCCGGCCGGTGACCATCGCGACGAGGAGGCACCCGAACGCGTACATGTCGGTGGCGGCGGAGACGGCGCCGCCGTTCGATTGCTCGGGTGCCATGTACTCCGCGGTGCCGATCGTCGTGCCCGTGGCGGTGAGCCCGGCGCCGGCCTCCTGCTCCACGGCGGCGATGCCGAAGTCGACGACCGTCACGCTCTCGCCGTCGACGATGACGTTGCCGGGCTTGACGTCGCGGTGGACGATCCCGGCGGCGTGGGCGGCCGCGAGCGCGCCGGCCACCTTCTCCCCCACCCGCAGGGCCTCGGGGACCGGCAGCGGGCCCTCGCGCAGCACCGCGGCGAGGTCGCGGCCCGGGAGAAGCTCCATGACGATGTAGGCGGTGTCGCCGTCGACGCCGGTGTCGTAGACCGTGACGATGCCCGGGTGGGCCAGGGCGGCGGTGGCACGGGCCTCGCGCCGCAGGCGCTCGCCGAGGGTGGGGTCGTGGGCGGCGGCGAGGTCGACCGTCTTGACCGCGACCGTGCGCCCGAGGACGGCGTCATGGGCCTGGTGGACCTCCGCCATACCGCCCCGGCCGATGGACCGCTCGAGCCGGTAGCGGCCGGCGAGGAGGACAGTCATGACCTCCATCATCACCGACGCCCCGGGCACGGGCGAGCCGGGCCCCGCTCAGGGGCCGGGGAGGAACTCCTTGAGCCGCAGCGCCAGCTCGCGGTCGCCCTGCAGGCGCAGGCGTGGGGAGGTCAGCGGCAGGCGTCCGTAGGCGGCCAGGAGCACGGCGTCGTCGTCGCCGCCGATGACGACGGCGGGCGCCCGGGTCGGCTCGGCCCAGCCGGCGGGGGTGTACTCGGCCGCGACGACGACGGCCTCGCCGCGCAGCTCGAAGCCGGTCCCGGCGGGCGGCGCGGTCATCGCGGCCGCGGCAAGCGTGCCCCACAGGGTCTGCAGCACGCCGGCGGCGGCGGCGTGGGTGCCCGGGTGGAGCCGGTCGTCGTCGCCGAGGGCGTGCGCGAGGTCGCTGCGGTGCAGCGCGGCCTCCATGACGAAGATGTGCAGCGCGAGCGCCATCGGCAGGTCGCCGTAGGGCATCGGCGCGACCGCGCCGGGGTCGGTCGGGGCGGCGGCGAGCGCGGCGAGGAGCCGCTTCCGAGCCGCGCGGAGAGCGGGCACGAGGGTCTCGACGGGGCCGTCGTGGGTGACACCGCGGGCGCGCCGGTCCGCGTCGTGCGCGCCGGCGGGGGCGTCGGCGTCGGCGACGTCGGTGTTGGCGGCCGCGAGCTCGAGCGCCTCGGCCTCGAGGGTCATCCCCCAGTGGGCGTGCCGGGCCAGGTCGGCAACGTCCCAGCCCTCGAGGCGGGTGGGGACCGACCAGACGTCGGGGCCGGCGGCGTGGAGGAGATCGATGAAGGCCGCCCAGTCCCGCCCGACGTGCCCGGTGGTGCTCATGTCCGTGGCTCCTTTCCCGTGAGCTGCGCCGTCGAGCGTGCGGCGAGGGCCCACGCACCGAGCGCGTCGTTGAGCTCGGCGGCGGCGCGGAGGTGCGCCTGGGCGCCGACCGCGTCCCCGGCACCGCGCAGGGCGAGGCCGAGGAAGTGGTCCGCGGCGCCGAGGCACAGCGCCCCGGAGCCGAGGACGACCACGTGGCCCGCCCACGGCGCGAGCTCGCGGGCGAGCGCCGCGCACTGCCCGGGGGCGCCGACGGCGGCACCGACCTCGGCGAGGTAGGACAGCGTCGTGCTGCGGCTGAGGTCGGTGGAGACGTTCGCGAAGTCCCGCCGGGCGTAGTGCTCGAACCCCTCGCGAGCGCCGTCGCGGTCGCCGCCGAGGAGCTGGACCAGCGCGCGGGCGAAGACCCACCGGTCGGGGTCGGCGTCGGCATACCCGCCGATCTCGGCCGCCAGTCCCGCCGCGACGTCACCGGTCATCCGGCCGAGCTCGAGGAGCTGGATGCTGCGCACGAGCGCGGTGTCGCGGTAGTGCGAGCGCGCTCCCTGGTCGGCGAAGGCCTCCACGAGCGCGGGTGCACCGGTGTGGTCGCCCGCGAGGAGGGCACGCATCGACCGCCACATCGCGGGGTACCACAGGTAGAGCGGTCGCCCCAGCTCGGTCGCGAGGTCGGTGGCCCGGACCTGGGCGCGGTCGGCGGCCGGCAGTTCGCCGGCCTCGAGCTGGTCGACGAGCTCGAGCCGGGCCGCCTCCAGACGCAGCTCGCCGTCACCCGTGCGCTCCGCGGCCTCGACGGCGCGGCGGATGCCCGCCAGCCGGGCGGTCAGGTCCGCCGGGGTGTCCTGACCCGCGCGCAGGGCGAGGTGGGCCTCGGCGACGGCGCGCGGCTCGTCCCCCGCCTCGGCGAGGCGGACGGCCTGGGTTCCGGCCGCGACGCCCTCCTCCCGGCGCCCCGAGTACACCAGCGCCCGCCCGAGGGCGGCGAGGACGCGGACGCGGGGGTCGACGGCGGCGTCGGCGTGCTCCGCGGGCCCGCCGTCGGAGGCGGCCGGCGGGTCGACCGCGAGCGCGTCGAGCGCCGCCCGCAGGAGCGTGAGCGACTCCTCGCCCCACACCGGTCGGGGGAGCCGGCTGGCGAAGAGGGCGTTCTCGTAGCCCAGCGCGGCCTCGACGAGCGCGGCGGCGTCCGCACCGGCGCCGTCGGCACGCGCCGGCGCACGAGCGCCGTCGGCACGCGCCAGCACACCGGCGTCGCGGAACCCCCGCAGCGCCTCCTCGAGCCGGCCCGAGCGGCGCAGCGCCTCGGCGTGGGCGAGGGTGCGGCGCAGCCGGTCCGCGGGCATAGCGGCGGCGTCGACGGCCAGGGCCCGGCCCAGCAGCTCCGCCGCTCGCTGCGGTGAGCTGACGAGGTGCTCGGCCGCCGCGCGCTCGAGGAGGTCAGCCGCCTCCACGGCCACCTCGGCCACCGGCCGCCCGTCGAGGTCGGTCGCGGTGGCGGGCAGGGCCGCCAGGGCCAGGGCCAGGTGGACGCCGACGAGCTCGCGGGAGCCGTGCTCGCCCACCCAGCGGGCGAAGCGCGCGTGGAGCCCGGCCCGGCGCCGGCGTGAGAGCGAGGCGTAGGCCGTGTCGCGCAGCAGGGCGTGGCGGTAGGTGTACGAGGCGCCGCCAGCCGGGCCGTCGTGCGGGCCGTGCAGCAGCCCGACGACGGTGAGGCGGTGCAGGGCGGGGGTCGCGTCGTCGTCGATCCCGAGCACCCCCAGCGCACCCGCCGGGAAGGTCGTGCCGGGCACCGACCCGCCCTCGACGACGGCACGCGGTCCCTCGGGGAGCCGGTCCAGCTGCGCCTGGTAGATCGCCTGGACGGTGGTGGGCAGCACCGGCTCCTGCGGGCCGGCGGTGAAGCGCCACCCGGGCTCGTCGGGCCGGAGGACGCCGGCGAGCATCCACGAGCGCAGCAGCTCCTCGACGAAGAGCGGGTTGCCGCCGGACGCCGCGAGGATCCCCTCGCGGTACCGCGCGGGGACCGTGCCCCGCCCGACGAGCGCCTCGACCATCGCCGACGTCGCCGCGACGGCCAGCGGCGGCAGGTGCAGCACGGGCAGCAGGCCGAGCACCGGGTCACCGATGATCACCGGGTACGGCCGCGAGGTCAGCACGACCATCCCACGGACGTGGCCGAGGAGGTGGGCGAGGAACGCGCGCAGGTCCGGCCCGGCCAGGTGGGCGTCCTCGACCACCCACAGCGGGGCCGGCCCGGCCTGCGGCCCGGGTGCGTCGGTCGAGGCCAGGGCGGCGAGCGCCGCGGACCACGAGGCGAACAGGTCCGTCTGCTCGGCCGCGAGCGCCCGCCCGGCCAGCAGGTCGGCGACGTGGGTGGCCACGGTGCGGGCGTGGGCCGGCCCGAAGCCGGCCTCCTCGAGACGTCGGGCGACGACGGCGCCCGGGTCGTCCACCGGCGTGGCGGTTGCGGCCAGAGCCGCGCGGAGCAGCGCGGCGACCGCCCCGTACCCGTCGCCGTCGCGTCGCAGCCGGGCCTCCAGCACCGTGTGGCCGGCGGCCCGGACGCGGACCGCGAGCTCCTCGACCAGCCGGCTCTTGCCGACGCCGGGCGGCGCGGAGACGACGATGCCCGTGCTCGCGTCACCGGCAGCGGCCAGCCGCTCCATCAGCCCGGCGAGCTGCTCCTCCCGGCCGACCGTGGGGGCCCGGAGACCGTGCGGCGCCAGGCCGCGCGGCACCGGACGGGGCGGCCCCGGCCGGAAGACCCGCACCGGCGCGGTCCGGCCGCGCAGGACCCGTTCCCCCGCCGGCTCGACCGCGTAGGCGTGCGCCACCCCGAACGCCGTCTCCGCCCCGAGGAGCACCTCACCCGGTTCCGCCGCGACCTGGAGCCGGGCGGCGGTGTTGACGACGTCGCCCGTCACCCGCCACTGCGACCCTGCGCGGGAGACCGCGACCTCGCCGGTGTTGACCCCTACCCGCAGGTCGAGCGGGCCGAGGGCGTCGGTCGCGAGCGACCGGACTGCCTCGACCAGTCCGGTGGCGGCGCGGACGGCCGCCACGGCGTCGTCGTCGGTGGCGGACTGGACGCCGAAGGTGGCCATGACGGCGTCGCCGATGAACTTCTCGGTGCGCCCGCCGTGGGCCTCGATGACCTCGGCGGCGCGTGCGAAGTAGTCCTCCTGGACGCGGGCGACGTCCTCGGGGTCGAGGTTCTCGGACAGCCCGGTGAATCCAACGAGGTCTGCGAACACCACGCTGACGACACGACGCTCGATCCGCTCCATCGAGGCTGAAGATAGTCGTCGCGGGGCGCGCTCACGGCGGCTTTTCGGCGGCTGTCCGCACCGTGGGCGCGGGGTCGGAGAGACGACGGTCCGGCTGACTCTCCTGGCCGCGGGAGGGGTGATGTGTTTCGGCGGTGTGCAGGGATCGAGCGTCGTGGCGGGCAGGGCGAACCAGCTGTTCGATCCGCCGTCAGCCGCTCGACATCAGTACGCCGTGCTCGGCGATCGCCGCGGACGGTGTGGTCAGGCGTCGAGGCGCGCGGCGACGTCCGCCGGGAACCCGCCCGTCGCGACCGGACCCCACCGGGTCGGGGTGATCCGGATGAGGGACTTGCCCTGGAGCACCATCGCCGCGCGGTACTCCGCCCAGTCCGGGTGCTCGCCGGCGATGCAGCGGTAGTAGTCGACGAG is a window from the Georgenia muralis genome containing:
- a CDS encoding serine/threonine-protein kinase, with translation MENVVLAGRYELRRPLGRGGMAEVWAARDLVLGRSVAVKTVDLDAAGDPTLGDRLRREAVATAALDHPDVVTVYDAGVDGDTAYLVMELLGGHNLAAVLQEGPLTEPDALRVGSRVAGALAVAHAAGIVHRDIKPANILLDGDKVTVVDFGIAAVEHAAAAALTGPGTTLGTAEYMAPEQARAEPVTAAADMYSLGCLLTTLLAGRPPFTGDSPIAVLHQHVAEPAPRLKDLVPGVAPEVDDLVTALLEKDPAGRPTAVQAHELLAGLAERSGAVPAVGAAGAAGSVDVTDLPTGAMALVDWPETGAPAPSATPVGLTSGRPARPAPASPAAALPLGAVPVGAAPVRSVGATPDEPDTETTATGLPAYAPARAGQGRWLRFGIAAAVAAGLVTGAALATRPPADAAKTSTDLSAIEAPLGSEAPSEEPTAAPTEESATAEPELPAQPVAQTEAPVAPAPVAPAAPPAAPAEEVPAEVAPAEEPPAQVPAATEKSPGENTNPNANENANGNNGNGKG
- a CDS encoding AGE family epimerase/isomerase, whose protein sequence is MTHTAHHLAWLDAERRRLLDFGLAQAPDDAGARWLDDDGVPEPGRAVHTWITARTVHVQSLGHLLGHPGSRPVAERALAGLRGTLHDDENGGWFASVAADGTPDGTKSAYAHAFVVLASSSATIAGLDGAPELLGEALETLVRFWEPEAGMHLDEWDRGFTTADPYRGINANMHAVEALLAAHDATGDRRWLDRAGIIGRNLVRLAQGNDWRIPEHFDEAWTPQLELNRDRPADPFKPYGATTGHGLEWARLLLHVGAASGTTAELVPAARSLYSRAVADGWHADGAPGFVYTTDWTGAPVVRERMHWVVAEAVGAAAALFHATGDDAYLSDYHRWWDFAAGFHIDRARGSWHHELDPANVPAGTVWPGKPDLYHAVQATLVPVLPLAPGLAAALHLQARGAL
- the uxuA gene encoding mannonate dehydratase; this translates as MKMGFRWFGADDDGIPLSYVRQIPGVSHVVGALFDVPVGEVWPTESIEALRANVNAVGLELEVVESVNIHDDIKIGLPTRDRYIEHYRETIRRLSAAGVRVICYNFMPVLDWVRTDLRFELPDTSVAMAYDGALLSDLPEDYLASMWRAAGGVVLPGYEAERLADLRALFDAYAGVDEPRLAANLEYFLKAIMPTCEEYDVRMAIHPDDPPWPVFGLPRIVKDTADMRRIEAMHDSPYNGFTVCTGSLGANPENDLPAIIREFAGRDKVPFVHLRNIRRTADGSFHEVAHPSGEGSLDMYEIVRSLAEVGFTGYARPDHGRDIFGERGRPGYGLYDRALGISYLGGLWEAITRGAA
- a CDS encoding serine/threonine-protein kinase; protein product: MTVLLAGRYRLERSIGRGGMAEVHQAHDAVLGRTVAVKTVDLAAAHDPTLGERLRREARATAALAHPGIVTVYDTGVDGDTAYIVMELLPGRDLAAVLREGPLPVPEALRVGEKVAGALAAAHAAGIVHRDVKPGNVIVDGESVTVVDFGIAAVEQEAGAGLTATGTTIGTAEYMAPEQSNGGAVSAATDMYAFGCLLVAMVTGRPPFTGGHPVEVLRRHLEEVPPRLGELRPEVPADADALVEALLAKDPASRPAAADAARVLAGARSGGSAGAAAAPAGAPTAPTTVLAAGTTRAMPTAAAAAAGAAAAGAAAAGAGRSGSAGATTVRRPAERRWVGPAVVVAAVLLLLAVVAWSLRPPTGPGPEADARPTVQEQTTEGAGAEPTDAPATDAPATEAPATEAPATEAPATEPTVSATPPADTDPVTALIVALPADVDVRETLLEDWDEVLAAREKDQEQKVADKAQDLLTRADELADEGRLDPADRDALAVEVEAFLGAGVLEQDSSGRGNDRGNGGGDDENDGDD
- a CDS encoding maleylpyruvate isomerase family mycothiol-dependent enzyme, translated to MSTTGHVGRDWAAFIDLLHAAGPDVWSVPTRLEGWDVADLARHAHWGMTLEAEALELAAANTDVADADAPAGAHDADRRARGVTHDGPVETLVPALRAARKRLLAALAAAPTDPGAVAPMPYGDLPMALALHIFVMEAALHRSDLAHALGDDDRLHPGTHAAAAGVLQTLWGTLAAAAMTAPPAGTGFELRGEAVVVAAEYTPAGWAEPTRAPAVVIGGDDDAVLLAAYGRLPLTSPRLRLQGDRELALRLKEFLPGP
- a CDS encoding adenylate/guanylate cyclase domain-containing protein → MERIERRVVSVVFADLVGFTGLSENLDPEDVARVQEDYFARAAEVIEAHGGRTEKFIGDAVMATFGVQSATDDDAVAAVRAATGLVEAVRSLATDALGPLDLRVGVNTGEVAVSRAGSQWRVTGDVVNTAARLQVAAEPGEVLLGAETAFGVAHAYAVEPAGERVLRGRTAPVRVFRPGPPRPVPRGLAPHGLRAPTVGREEQLAGLMERLAAAGDASTGIVVSAPPGVGKSRLVEELAVRVRAAGHTVLEARLRRDGDGYGAVAALLRAALAATATPVDDPGAVVARRLEEAGFGPAHARTVATHVADLLAGRALAAEQTDLFASWSAALAALASTDAPGPQAGPAPLWVVEDAHLAGPDLRAFLAHLLGHVRGMVVLTSRPYPVIIGDPVLGLLPVLHLPPLAVAATSAMVEALVGRGTVPARYREGILAASGGNPLFVEELLRSWMLAGVLRPDEPGWRFTAGPQEPVLPTTVQAIYQAQLDRLPEGPRAVVEGGSVPGTTFPAGALGVLGIDDDATPALHRLTVVGLLHGPHDGPAGGASYTYRHALLRDTAYASLSRRRRAGLHARFARWVGEHGSRELVGVHLALALAALPATATDLDGRPVAEVAVEAADLLERAAAEHLVSSPQRAAELLGRALAVDAAAMPADRLRRTLAHAEALRRSGRLEEALRGFRDAGVLARADGARAPARADGAGADAAALVEAALGYENALFASRLPRPVWGEESLTLLRAALDALAVDPPAASDGGPAEHADAAVDPRVRVLAALGRALVYSGRREEGVAAGTQAVRLAEAGDEPRAVAEAHLALRAGQDTPADLTARLAGIRRAVEAAERTGDGELRLEAARLELVDQLEAGELPAADRAQVRATDLATELGRPLYLWYPAMWRSMRALLAGDHTGAPALVEAFADQGARSHYRDTALVRSIQLLELGRMTGDVAAGLAAEIGGYADADPDRWVFARALVQLLGGDRDGAREGFEHYARRDFANVSTDLSRSTTLSYLAEVGAAVGAPGQCAALARELAPWAGHVVVLGSGALCLGAADHFLGLALRGAGDAVGAQAHLRAAAELNDALGAWALAARSTAQLTGKEPRT
- a CDS encoding VOC family protein translates to MKVTASAVSLTVEDPAAAATFLVDHFGFTEEMAADGFSSLTRPDVGMNVVFVRVGMPTMPPDQRDVHARGQILAFVVEDLEGELARLTAEGVAITMPLTDEEWGERAFQVRDPNGIVVQLVDWQGGA